Genomic DNA from Rhodoferax mekongensis:
CACACGCAACACCCATGTGGATGCGCAGCGTATCGGCATGCAGCTCGTCAAAGGCCCCTTTTCAAATCTCGATGGCGCGTGGAGCTTTGCGGCGGTGGGCGATGGCAGCCAACGTGCCTGCAGAGTGAGCCTTGCGCTGAATTACGGTTTCGAGAATGCCACACTCGGCAAGCTGGTGGGACCTGTTTTTGACAAGATCGCTGCAAACCTCGTGGATGCATTCGTAAAGCGCGCACAGCAGGTCTATGGCGACTGAGGCGACGACGTTGACGCCAGACGGCACACTGTCAGTGACGGTGGTTTATGCTCCTGCAACGCGTCGAATCGAGCAGTGTCAACTGTCGATGAAAAACGGTGCTCTGGTGGCAGAGGCCATTTTTGAAAGTAAGTTGCTGAACGCCTTGTCGGCGGACCTGGTTGACGCTTTGCTCGTGAGTGTCTGGGGGCGGAAGGCGGGCCTCAAGGACCGATTGCGGGATGGAGATCGCATTGAAATCCTTCGCGATCTGAGGGTAGATCCCAAAGTAGCTCGCAGAGAGCGCTTCGCAAAACAAGGCGCGAAGTCAGCAGGTTTGTTTGCGCGGCGCCGTGTGGGTGGCAAGGCTGGATACTGACGCTCTTTGCGGTCTGACTGATTCTGCTACTTGCAGTCAGCGTCGATGACACCTTGAATGCGCTGCGCCTCAGCTGCTCGGGCTGCGTCATCCAGAAACTCGCGCTC
This window encodes:
- a CDS encoding RnfH family protein; translation: MTPDGTLSVTVVYAPATRRIEQCQLSMKNGALVAEAIFESKLLNALSADLVDALLVSVWGRKAGLKDRLRDGDRIEILRDLRVDPKVARRERFAKQGAKSAGLFARRRVGGKAGY
- a CDS encoding type II toxin-antitoxin system RatA family toxin, with product MKTVNKSVLIWYTPAEMYALVTDVARYPQFLPWCDHAQVLEQDEAGMTAEVGISFGGIRQTFVTRNTHVDAQRIGMQLVKGPFSNLDGAWSFAAVGDGSQRACRVSLALNYGFENATLGKLVGPVFDKIAANLVDAFVKRAQQVYGD